A genomic window from Microbacterium sp. ET2 includes:
- a CDS encoding 4-(cytidine 5'-diphospho)-2-C-methyl-D-erythritol kinase translates to MTVDPAGPADRVHVRAPGKLNVFFEVGAVQPDGYHDVASAYQAVSLSEDLWAEVDDDFSLTVSGSVDVTGVPVDDRNLALRAARLLASEIGHRGGVRLHIDKHVPVAGGMGGGSADAAAALVACDALWGAELGSSGLHRLARRLGADVPFALMGGTAIGTGRGDQLNRALAKGRFDWVVVTSEDGLSTPEVYGHLDVMRGRSDIAPPPRTPDVDPGVLQALRIGDAVALAAHVRNDLQAAALSLRPDLRDVLELGEGSGALVGIVSGSGPTLAFLAVDPESALELQVALSVSGHHALHVHGPVVGARIMPE, encoded by the coding sequence ATGACCGTGGACCCCGCCGGCCCCGCCGATCGCGTCCACGTCCGCGCCCCGGGCAAGCTCAACGTCTTCTTCGAGGTCGGGGCGGTGCAGCCCGACGGCTATCACGATGTCGCTTCGGCCTATCAGGCCGTGTCGCTCTCCGAGGACCTCTGGGCAGAGGTCGATGACGACTTCTCGCTGACCGTGTCGGGCTCCGTGGATGTCACGGGTGTGCCGGTGGACGACCGCAACCTCGCCCTCCGCGCCGCGCGTCTGCTGGCGAGCGAGATCGGCCACCGCGGCGGTGTGCGGCTGCACATCGACAAGCACGTGCCCGTGGCAGGCGGCATGGGCGGGGGATCCGCGGATGCCGCGGCCGCCCTGGTCGCGTGTGATGCCCTGTGGGGCGCCGAGCTCGGGTCATCCGGACTGCACCGGCTCGCCCGGCGCCTGGGAGCGGATGTTCCCTTCGCCCTCATGGGCGGGACGGCCATCGGCACCGGCCGGGGAGATCAACTGAATCGCGCTCTGGCCAAGGGCCGGTTCGACTGGGTCGTGGTGACCTCGGAGGACGGGTTGTCGACCCCCGAGGTCTACGGGCACCTCGATGTGATGAGGGGCCGCTCCGACATCGCTCCGCCGCCGCGCACGCCCGACGTCGATCCCGGCGTCCTCCAGGCTCTGCGCATCGGGGATGCCGTCGCGCTCGCCGCCCATGTGCGAAACGATCTGCAGGCGGCGGCGCTGTCGCTGCGCCCCGACCTCCGGGACGTCCTCGAGCTCGGTGAGGGGTCAGGTGCGCTGGTCGGCATCGTGTCGGGGTCGGGACCGACGCTGGCTTTCCTGGCGGTCGACCCCGAATCCGCGCTGGAGCTGCAGGTCGCCCTGAGCGTTTCCGGGCACCACGCCCTGCACGTCCACGGCCCGGTCGTCGGTGCGCGGATCATGCCGGAGTGA
- a CDS encoding phosphodiesterase, whose amino-acid sequence MDRLLAEYPRPERVLLHLSDTHLRAHGSRLYDRIDAEERLERALTAITDSGIAPHALVFTGDLADHGEPEAYDRVRALVEPVAETIGARVIWVMGNHDERSAFREGLWGRADDAGRPVDGVDEIDGLRIVTLDTSVPGRHHGELTDAQLSWLRQVLAVPAPLGTILAMHHPPVPSVLDLAATVELREQSRLAEVVRSTDVRAILAGHLHYSTFATFAGVPVSVASATCYTQDLTVPVGGTRPQDGAQAFNVVHIYDDTVVHSVVPVDAGPVLDFVDAAESRRRLEDAGVALRDPDGADADAVSGSSPPTSPLPVLR is encoded by the coding sequence GTGGACAGACTCCTCGCCGAGTACCCCAGACCCGAACGCGTGCTCCTGCATCTCAGTGACACGCACCTCAGAGCCCACGGCTCCCGTCTGTACGACCGCATCGACGCCGAGGAACGGCTCGAGCGCGCACTCACCGCGATCACCGATTCCGGGATCGCGCCTCACGCCCTGGTCTTCACCGGCGACCTCGCAGATCACGGCGAGCCCGAGGCCTACGACCGCGTCCGCGCTCTTGTCGAACCGGTCGCAGAGACGATCGGCGCCCGGGTGATCTGGGTGATGGGGAACCACGACGAGCGGTCGGCTTTCCGGGAAGGACTGTGGGGCCGCGCGGATGACGCGGGCCGCCCGGTCGACGGCGTCGACGAGATCGACGGCCTGCGCATCGTGACCCTCGACACCAGCGTCCCTGGCAGGCACCACGGGGAGCTGACCGATGCGCAGCTGTCGTGGCTTCGGCAGGTGCTGGCCGTCCCCGCGCCCCTGGGAACAATCCTCGCCATGCACCATCCGCCGGTCCCGAGCGTGCTCGACCTCGCCGCAACCGTCGAGCTGCGCGAGCAGTCACGCCTCGCGGAGGTCGTCCGATCGACCGATGTGCGCGCCATCCTCGCCGGTCACCTGCACTATTCGACCTTTGCGACCTTCGCGGGGGTGCCGGTGTCGGTGGCGTCGGCGACCTGTTACACCCAGGACCTCACCGTCCCCGTCGGGGGGACGAGGCCGCAGGATGGCGCACAGGCGTTCAACGTCGTCCACATCTACGACGACACCGTCGTTCACTCGGTCGTACCGGTGGACGCCGGCCCGGTGCTCGACTTCGTCGACGCGGCCGAGTCGCGTCGGCGTCTGGAGGACGCCGGCGTCGCCCTGCGCGACCCCGACGGTGCCGACGCCGACGCTGTCAGCGGGAGTTCGCCGCCGACGTCCCCGTTGCCGGTGCTTCGCTGA
- a CDS encoding stealth family protein, translated as MARVAPLPSMSDPWTNLLARDDVRLVDGMLHAVHDTLPVSEATVVDLLAVADAMGAEGIGVLLVRDAERRDRLVVDVEDGARAYDALRRLGADEPFYARIPGDDAIPLHALVEPVGLATVTVFRPRVTRGGTLRYGSASGTRVDLWRFGADLVEAPRPTLLTRRTMAADDVSYTTVERHGRRWRTLSGMYETHATEFSGDVDMVFSWVDGSSSEFQRSRAARMQSYVVGDGDDAPARYRQIDELKYALRSVYMHAPWVRRIFIATDSPAPAWLADHPRVTIVRSEEFFADPGVLPTHNSHAVEAQLHRIDGLAEHFLYSNDDMFFGRPVDPELFFSPGGVSTFVESRVRIGTGDPRPERSGHDNGLRVNRALLRERFGRLITHDLEHCAVPMRRSVAYELEREFADDYARTAGSPFRSATDISVTNSLYHYYALLTGRAIVTTKPRVRYIQTTQLASLRRMERLLARRDTDMFCLNDGSVPELPEEVRIRAIRDSLERYFPVRAPWERDEISEAPATGTSAANSR; from the coding sequence ATGGCACGTGTCGCTCCCCTTCCGTCGATGAGCGATCCCTGGACGAACCTGCTCGCTCGCGACGACGTCCGTCTCGTCGACGGGATGCTGCACGCCGTCCACGACACGCTCCCCGTGAGCGAGGCGACCGTGGTCGACCTGCTCGCCGTCGCCGATGCGATGGGTGCCGAGGGGATCGGCGTTCTCCTGGTGCGCGATGCGGAGCGCCGCGATCGCCTCGTGGTCGATGTGGAGGACGGTGCGCGGGCATACGACGCCCTTCGGCGCCTCGGTGCCGACGAGCCGTTCTACGCACGCATCCCCGGGGACGACGCCATCCCGCTGCACGCCCTCGTCGAACCGGTGGGCCTGGCGACCGTCACGGTGTTCCGGCCGCGTGTGACGCGGGGCGGCACGCTTCGCTACGGGTCGGCCTCAGGGACCCGCGTCGACCTGTGGCGGTTCGGGGCCGACCTCGTCGAGGCGCCGCGGCCCACACTCCTCACCCGCCGGACGATGGCCGCCGACGACGTGTCGTACACCACGGTCGAACGCCACGGCCGTCGCTGGCGCACCCTCTCCGGCATGTACGAGACGCACGCGACGGAGTTCTCGGGCGATGTCGACATGGTCTTCTCGTGGGTCGACGGGTCATCCAGCGAATTCCAGCGCAGCCGTGCGGCACGCATGCAGAGCTACGTCGTCGGCGACGGCGACGACGCCCCCGCGCGCTATCGCCAGATCGATGAGCTGAAGTACGCGCTGCGGAGCGTCTACATGCACGCCCCGTGGGTGCGGCGCATCTTCATCGCCACCGACTCCCCCGCGCCCGCGTGGCTGGCCGACCACCCCCGGGTGACGATCGTGAGGAGCGAGGAGTTCTTCGCAGACCCGGGCGTGCTCCCCACTCACAACTCCCACGCGGTGGAAGCGCAGCTGCACCGCATCGACGGACTCGCCGAGCACTTCCTGTACAGCAACGACGACATGTTCTTCGGGCGGCCCGTCGATCCCGAGCTGTTCTTCTCGCCCGGGGGCGTCAGCACCTTCGTCGAGAGCCGGGTGCGCATCGGCACCGGCGACCCCCGCCCCGAGCGCAGCGGCCACGACAACGGCCTCCGCGTCAATCGCGCCCTGCTGCGCGAGAGATTCGGACGCCTCATCACCCACGACCTCGAGCACTGCGCGGTGCCGATGCGCCGCTCGGTCGCCTACGAGCTCGAACGCGAGTTCGCCGACGACTACGCCCGCACGGCGGGCAGTCCGTTCCGATCGGCCACCGACATCTCCGTCACCAACAGCCTGTACCACTACTACGCACTGCTCACCGGGCGGGCGATCGTGACCACCAAGCCCCGGGTCCGCTACATCCAGACGACGCAGCTCGCATCGCTGCGCCGGATGGAGCGGCTCCTGGCCCGTCGCGACACCGACATGTTCTGCCTGAACGACGGCAGCGTGCCCGAGCTCCCCGAGGAAGTGCGCATCCGCGCGATCCGCGACAGCCTGGAGCGCTATTTCCCGGTGCGTGCGCCCTGGGAGCGTGACGAGATCAGCGAAGCACCGGCAACGGGGACGTCGGCGGCGAACTCCCGCTGA